The stretch of DNA CAGCCCATAATTGTTCATGGACCGGAGGCTTGCGGAACCCGCATCACCACCGCCTAATACACTTTTACCGTCCGGGCGGTGCTGCGGTTCCCGGCTTTATCGATGGCGTACACTTTCAGCACCGTGCCTTTTTTCTGGGCGGAAATGGCGACGCTGAAGGTGCCTTTCGCGGATACGGTGCCTTTGCCGATGAGCTTCGAGCCGCGATAAATGTAAATGGTCGCGCCTTTTTCCGTTTTCCCGGTCACTTTTTTTGATTTGGATGTCACTTTGTTCACGGACGGGGCGGGCGGAGGCGTTTTGTCGACGACCTTCACTTTCGTCTCTTTGCTCTTGTTTCCCGCTTTGTCCACCGCGTAAACCGTTAACGTCGTACCAGCCTTCTGCTTGGAAATTTTGATCGAGAAGTCGCCTTTGCTGTTGGCCGTTCCCTTCCCGATTTGTTTCGAGCCGGCCTTCACATAGACGGTGGCGCCCGCTTCGGTTTTTCCCGTCACTTTCGTGGCGTTGTCACCCACCGTGCTCACTTTCG from Caldibacillus debilis DSM 16016 encodes:
- a CDS encoding Ig-like domain-containing protein, coding for KVSTVGDNATKVTGKTEAGATVYVKAGSKQIGKGTANSKGDFSIKISKQKAGTTLTVYAVDKAGNKSKETKVKVVDKTPPPAPSVNKVTSKSKKVTGKTEKGATIYIYRGSKLIGKGTVSAKGTFSVAISAQKKGTVLKVYAIDKAGNRSTARTVKVY